A region from the Mercenaria mercenaria strain notata chromosome 7, MADL_Memer_1, whole genome shotgun sequence genome encodes:
- the LOC123555695 gene encoding uncharacterized protein LOC123555695 → MKGMDICEKHGKILDFFCENENQLCCSTCAIVNHRSCRSIVDISGIARKSRPACSPLKRKLAEVKSKTEKVVKHIESSKEQLSLDIKAIFAEIKRMRDDVNKMFDDLEVYVTRETDVFQTEVINKLKKKHSSCEKHIADVTKSLEIVATVLQNGTSSQQFIVAQKVKKQANELYRDVNKDCQSLEAATVFLTFDETLKLPPLSISDYVPGKLTSNFIFPKAKTSAVPVDPSVKLTKITSIDLKQSTDDVEEPLYSGLDFLPDGRLVAVDNFNRKVLIYNEKLKKVGSYKLSKKPQSVVAVSEEEVAITSEGHYKIYFLRVSKSSEISLIRTCNVKTKYDSICLKDEGKFVVGTIDDTRPVRIVSLSGEENDFSINFPHKKYPLDFSACTYIRSSNKLVLTDRYEHIVFIYDIKSNTRVVVKDNQIKDPVGVAVGPSDSILVCSKGKKSIVQISQSGQILSWYNLDMKGPYRVCVSKDKSVVAVSNNRLDKTKLQLFKLTFAE, encoded by the coding sequence ATGAAAGGAATGGACATCTGTGAGAAGCACGgaaaaatattagattttttttgtgaaaacgaGAACCAGCTCTGCTGCAGTACATGTGCTATAGTGAATCACAGGAGTTGTCGTAGCATCGTAGACATATCGGGGATTGCCAGAAAATCACGCCCAGCTTGTTcccctttaaaaagaaaattagcaGAAGTAAAATCAAAGACAGAGAAGGTCGTTAAACATATAGAGTCATCGAAGGAACAACTCAGTCTAGATATAAAAGCAATATTCGCCGAAATTAAAAGAATGCGAGatgatgtaaacaaaatgttcGACGACCTGGAAGTTTACGTTACCAGGGAAACTGACGTATTTCAGACTGAAGTAATCAATAAACTGAAAAAGAAGCACTCCAGCTGTGAAAAACATATTGCCGATGTTACAAAATCTTTGGAAATTGTTGCTACAGTTTTGCAGAATGGGACGTCATCACAGCAATTCATAGTAGCACAGAAAGTGAAAAAGCAGGCCAACGAACTTTACAGGGACGTAAACAAAGACTGTCAAAGTTTAGAAGCTGCAACCGTTTTCCTTACATTTGATGAAACATTGAAGTTGCCACCTCTTTCTATTTCTGATTACGTTCCAGGAAAGCTAACATCAAATTTCATCTTTCCTAAAGCTAAGACATCTGCCGTACCTGTAGACCCGAGTGTTAAATTAACGAAGATCACTTCCATTGATCTGAAGCAGAGTACAGATGATGTCGAGGAACCGTTGTACTCAGGACTGGATTTCCTGCCGGATGGTAGACTGGTTGCAGTAGATAATTTCAACAGAAAAGTCTTGATCTACAATGAGAAGCTTAAGAAAGTAGGATCTTATAAATTATCGAAAAAACCGCAGAGTGTAGTTGCTGTATCTGAGGAGGAAGTGGCGATAACAAGTGAGGGAcattataagatatattttctaCGTGTCAGTAAATCTTCTGAAATATCTTTGATCAGGACATGTAATGTTAAGACAAAGTATGACTCTATATGTCTGAAAGATGAGGGAAAGTTTGTTGTTGGAACTATCGATGATACAAGGCCAGTTCGTATTGTGTCTCTGTCAGGAGAAGAGAATGATTTCAGTATTAACTTTCCACACAAGAAATATCCTTTAGACTTTAGTGCCTGTACATATATCAGAAGCAGCAATAAGTTAGTTCTCACCGATAGATACGAGCATATTGTCTTCATATATGACATCAAGAGCAACACCAGAGTTGTTGTCAAGGACAACCAAATCAAGGATCCAGTTGGTGTCGCAGTAGGTCCATCCGACAGTATCCTGGTTTGCAGTAAGGGAAAAAAATCCATTGTACAGATCTCCCAATCAGGTCAGATCCTGTCATGGTACAATTTAGATATGAAAGGTCCTTATAGAGTCTGTGTTTCAAAGGACAAATCTGTTGTTGCTGTTTCAAATAACCGTTTGGACAAAACAAAGTTACAGTTGTTTAAACTTACATTTGCAGAGTGA
- the LOC123556126 gene encoding uncharacterized protein LOC123556126, producing MAEGGENSSVNNSSSDAVPGRIGQLLCHPCSRKDLQTTADVFCSECDEFQCNECSKAHTVYAFMKNHKLVNATKVKSKPTSFDMKGMDICEKHGKLLEFFCEDENQLCCSTCAILNHRSCRSVVEVPSIAGKSRTPGSLLKRQLEEAQSIGRKIVNQIESSKEQLSLDIKAIFSEIKRMRNDMNKLFDDLEVYVTRETDVFQAEVMNKLTNKQFNCEKNIADITKSLEVVDTALQNGTPSQQFIVSQKMKKQADELHRDVDNDYHNLEIATVSFEFDETIILPPLPISDYVPGKLTLNYALPKTKKSVAPVDPIVKLTKIISIDLKQTGDDVEEPIYKGLDFLPDGRLVAVDYNNKKCLIYNEKLEKVGSFQLSYLPRSVATVSEDEVAITSGGKYQIDFLRVSKSNDITFIRACKVSTKYESICLKDEEHFAIGTIDDARLVRIVSLLGEEKDFSINFPNKDCSLPAFMCSYIMNTDKLILTDRHEHTVYIYDIAANTKVVVKDNKIKEPLDVAVGPSDCILVCSNETHSIVQISSTGQVLSSYKLDLYYPYRVCISKDKSIIAVTNKCISRKKLQLFKVTCAE from the coding sequence ATGGCGGAAGGAGGGGAAAATAGCTCAGTTAATAACAGTTCTAGTGATGCTGTTCCCGGGCGCATAGGACAATTGTTATGTCATCCATGTTCAAGAAAGGATTTACAAACAACGGCTGATGTGTTTTGTTCAGAGTGTGACGAATTTCAGTGCAATGAATGCTCAAAGGCACACACAGTTTATGCCTTCATGAAAAATCACAAATTAGTGAATGCAACTAAAGTGAAATCGAAACCAACTTCTTTTGATATGAAAGGAATGGACATTTGTGAGAAGCACGGAAAATTATTGGAGTTTTTTTGTGAAGACGAGAACCAGCTCTGCTGCAGCACATGTGCTATATTAAATCACAGGAGTTGCCGTAGCGTCGTAGAAGTACCGTCGATTGCCGGAAAATCACGAACACCTGGTTCCCTTTTAAAGAGGCAATTAGAGGAAGCACAATCAATTGGAAGGAAGATCGTTAATCAGATAGAGTCATCGAAAGAACAACTCAGTCTTGATATCAAAGCAATATTTTCGGAAATAAAAagaatgcgaaatgatatgaacaaaCTATTCGACGACCTAGAAGTTTACGTTACCAGGGAAACTGATGTGTTTCAGGCTGAAGTAATGAATAAACTGACAAATAAACAATTCAACTGTGAGAAAAATATTGCGGATATAACAAAGTCACTTGAAGTTGTTGACACAGCTTTGCAGAATGGGACGCCATCACAGCAATTTATAGTttcacagaaaatgaaaaaacagGCCGATGAACTTCACAGGGACGTTGACAATGATTATCATAATTTAGAGATTGCTACCGTTTCCTTTGAATTTGATGAAACAATAATCCTGCCACCATTACCTATTTCTGATTACGTTCCAGGAAAGCTAACATTAAATTATGCCCTGCCTAAAACAAAGAAATCTGTCGCACCTGTAGACCCGATTGTTAAATTAACGAAGATTATTTCCATTGATCTGAAACAGACTGGAGATGATGTCGAAGAACCGATATACAAGGGCCTGGATTTCCTGCCGGATGGTAGACTGGTTGCCGTGGATTATAACAACAAGAAATGTTTAATTTACAATGAGAAGCTTGAGAAAGTAGGATCGTTTCAGTTATCGTATTTACCACGGAGTGTTGCTACTGTATCTGAGGACGAAGTGGCGATAACAAGTGGTGGCAAATACCAGATAGACTTTCTACGTGTCAGTAAATCTAATGATATAACTTTTATCAGGGCATGCAAAGTTTCGACAAAATATGAATCTATTTGTCTGAAAGATGAGGAACACTTTGCTATTGGAACTATCGATGATGCAAGACTAGTTCGTATTGTATCTCTGTTAGGGGAAGAGAAAGATTTCAGTATCAACTTTCCCAATAAGGATTGCTCTTTACCTGCTTTTATGTGCAGCTATATAATGAATACTGATAAGTTGATACTAACCGATAGGCACGAGCATACTGTTTATATATATGACATCGCGGCAAACACCAAAGTTGTTGTCAAGGACAACAAGATCAAGGAACCACTTGATGTAGCAGTAGGTCCATCCGACTGTATCCTGGTTTGCAGTAATGAAACACATTCCATTGTACAGATCTCATCAACAGGTCAGGTCCTATCATCGTACAAGTTAGATTTGTATTATCCATACAGAGTttgtatttctaaagataaatctATTATTGCTGTTACAAATAAATGTATCAGCAGAAAAAAGTTACAATTGTTTAAAGTTACATGTGCAGAGTGA